The Scleropages formosus chromosome 21, fSclFor1.1, whole genome shotgun sequence DNA segment CcagtatctacaagacctgatcatttgttacaccccaaccagactgctacgcttcTCCACCTATGTCCACTTgatggtcccactcacaaaaagtccaaaattcaaagcacaaaggttttcagttctggctctgatgtggttgaatgacctccccctctcattcagaactgctgaatccctctgtTCACcttaagaaaggtctcaaaactcaactctttcagactcacttctcccctgatctcttaagtgcattttaatgtgtaaatgtttatgctcagtAACTTTGTGTTcctaactgttgaataatggataaacctgcggctactcatgtgatgtacattggtcgatatggtggaaagtagtgtacttaagaatcgcacgtctgcatctaagtgtctcttcctgctaatgtaatgcacacgttgcattatctatgagatgtacgtcgctttggagaaaagtgtctggtaaatgaatacatgtaaatgtaaacatttgatcattcagctgatgcttttctcccaggcAACTTCTGTTgtgctgcttacaatgatttacccatttatacagctgggtaatttttagtggagaaatttaagctaagtaccttgctcaagggtactacagcagttggtgagaatcaaacctgtgtcTTTTAGATCTAAACACAGCTGCTGTAACCCCTATTCTGCctgctacataaaaaaaaaaagaaaaaaaagtacttacTGCATTGGAAGTATAATCATCTGTCTGTGCATGAgtaaattaattctgaaatatGGAGGTGTATTCAGCAGCCTTACAGTTACTGTGACACACTTATCCTGTTAACTGTGATGGAACCAGTATTTTACTCCACTGCTCCatagatgtttttctgcaacatCCCCCAGTGCTGTGTTACAGCTTGTGGTGCTAAGTTACCAGGTGGTCCTGTGTGTTATTCTAAGGTTCCTCACTGACCTCAGGTCAGTTTTGCAATTTGGTGCAGCTGGTGAGTGCAAACAGCAGGAATTTGTGGGGGAGACCACTCAGTTGAGGGTGTGCATATGGAAGTACCTTCCCCCATTTTACCATGACTCCTGTGATGCTTGGAGATGGGCTCACCTTTCATTACATAGTTTACTTATACTGTGATGGattggtatcccatccagggtctaccccccccaaccctcctagtgattctggaataggctctggactgccgtgACCCAGATGAAGACAAGCTGTTAAcaaatgtgagtgagtgacagcaaGTGAGTTTACTTAAAGCACCAAATTGCTTGGCGTTGTTAACACCAACATGGGTTCATCCAATTTTATATGAATTGCTGCCCTATTTATTATTCATctcttaaatacatttacatttattaatttttgcagatgcttttctccaaagcaacgtacatatcatagaaaacacaatgtgtgcattacattagcagaaagatgcaggcatgtgattctaaagtacagttagttattACTCTCAAAGGTGACAAAGATAGATCAGCATTGGTAACCTATTAAACCTACTAGTAAGAATTTGTCTGaaattcattttctgttcttcctggaaaaatggacaaatcTTGCAGGatattgaaatttaaaatgatgggCAGCCTCAGAGCAAGATTTCATCAGTATTAAAGAAGTTCAACATCCATAAATGGTAACTTTTTAAAGGGGTGAAATTTAAGGAGAAGAACATTGTTTGTGTTACAGTGTCCGTTTATTGCTAAAAACGCTTTGAGTAACTCCATGCCACACAGCTGATAAATGTGCCTTATTGtcatgtgtgcacacacaagTACATTCTACGCAAATTGAATATTCAGCATCTTAGTAATGTAAGATTAATATAAACCCAGGAATGACCCACTTGGGACCATGATGTGACACTAAAGGCTGTCTCATGCGAGATATTGACATTGCATTTATTGGGGAATTTGACTTCTTTAACCACGTGATGTTTTGTGTCAGTAAAGTATTTATAGCATCCTGGCTCATATGTGGTTCAGGGGAATACAGTAGCTGCCCATTGACACCTCACTGTGACATTTATCTGGTTGAGATTGTGTATTCTTAAGTGTGAGAATCAGAATTACAGTGTGACAGTTTGCCTTTATTGTATAGGTTTATGCCAGTAAGTTGGCATGGTTACCGAAAGGTAGTAAATGTGggtttttactgcagctggaaaGTGGCCAGGTGCAGAATTCTTTGGCGGTTTCAGGtgacacacagcagctgtcACCAGCTTCGTGCCTTCACCTAAGATTTGACGTAAAATGTCTCAAACTCATGAACCACTTTAGTGAACGTGTTATTTTCACTTCTGAAACTTAACTTGCAGTAAAATAACGCATGGTATCTCGAAGTTATAGAATTTCTTTATTTGAAAAGCAAGTAAGCTGCACAGTAACTTAAAGAGCACACATTTCCTAAGTGGCCTATTTCTAATACATGATTtctgttatttaaattaatactaCCTTTTAGTTTTGTGTTCTCATGAACCTTTTTATCCTGTTTAGCTTATAGATTGTAATCAAAAGCAAATTTGGCTTTTCTGTATACAGATACATGTGTGAAGttgttcttttacatttattcagttagctgatgcttttctccaaagcaacttacagtataaaggttacaattatttatccagccagataattttactggagcaatttgagggtaagtaccttgctcaaggctacttactgtagctggaggtgggaatcaaacctgtgaccggtggagccaaaggcagtagttctaaccactacgccaccagctgtcccagctatTTATGCTGAAGTGCTTCATTGTGTTAGTGTCTTCAAAATGTTGCTTTTGACTGCTTGTGAAAAGGAAGCTTCCCATGTGGACGTGCTTGGAGAAGAACTTCTGTAACAAActtcagtgaataaatgaagaggTGCATAACAGCAGGatttctgttttgctgcattTGTTAAACTAGATTAGTCAGTTATGTATTTTcctacagggggtgtggtggtgcaatgggtttgactgggtcctgctctctggtacgtctggggttcgagtcccgcttgggttccttgcgacggactggcgtcccgtcctgggtgtgtcccctacaccccgcaccctgtgctgccgggttaggctccagctccccacgaccctgcatgggacaagcggtttcagacgtgtgtgtgtgtgtgtgtgtgtgtgtgtgtgtgtgtgtgtattttactacatttttgtgttgtgtttctcaACACCAGCTTATTACACTGCAGTGCAGGTGGCATCAGTTTCAAACTGTCGTGACAAGGGTGTAATATATTTTCACTGGTTTAATGTCTGTATTGTGGATTGAGTTTATTTATTGAGTTTATTCATTTGAGTTTATAGGTATGACCATTTGGAATTTGATTGCTTTTTGCCTTTGAGTACCATGTCATTGCCTTGGATGCATAGACCTGCTGTGATGGAAAACAAATTTTAGAGAAATCAGACAAAGTTCAGTTGTATTGAGTTGTACAAACAGCATTACAAAACCATATCTGTCCTATGACAAAATGcaagcaaattaatttatttgattgaCTGAACCAACATCAGCCTTCTGctaagaaaaataaaggaagGCACAAGCATGAAGAAATATGCAGAATGAATGAAACCTACATGCAGGGCAGGAGATAGAATTGGATCATCAGCAACATGAAGTACTTATTTGGCCAGGAAATTTGTTTCTCCATTGGTGTGCTGGTCTTCTGAAGATGCTTTGAACAAAGGTGCAAACATAAACAGAAAAGTAGAGCAATAGtagtaatgatgatgatgatgatggagtcAGAGAGACCCAAAGAAGAACAAAGGCTTGTTTTTGTCTGGTTTAATGATCAGAGTTCAGGTCCCTCCTTCACACAACTGCCATTTACAGTTTGCAGTCGAATAGCTCTGCTTAAAAAATGATGCCAGAGATAAGGTCAAAGATGCAGATGTGAAGAACCCATTAAAGTGTAAATTACCCAGTAAAGGTGTCACAGTGGGAACAGTTCAGTTTTCACACAACAATTCCTTACAAGTGATGTCATTTCTGGGAGCCTCAGATGCAGTGCAGAGCACAGTGTAGTATAAATGGTGCCCGAGGTGTCGCACCCTACCATGTGTAGATCTCCATAGGGGCATAATACCTTGTTAGGTATTTGCAACAGTGCTTAGTGGAATTCTACACAAATACCAGAGGTTTGACTGAGGCTTGCTTCAACACTGGGACACATCCAACTTCCTTGTTAGGCTTatggatttggcctgtgcctgctctctggtgggtctggggttcgagtcctgctgggagtgccttgcgacgcactggtgtcccatcctgggtatgtcccctcctcctcctccagccttatgccctgtgttgccaggttaggctccggcttgccacaaccccatttgggacaagtgacatgaaataaaataaaacatcagaaTTTTATTATTCGTGTTAATGTGAGAGTTAGCAGTTCTTTCAACACCTCTCTTTCTTGAAGGGAGAAAAATGCATGAACACTTTAGTAGAACTAATAGAACTGTTTCCAAAGCTGTTTATTTGTTAAAGTAAGATGAAACAAGAGTGTTTGGGCGATCCCATTTCAGCCACAATATGTCATGACCCTTCTTGCCATTTGCTTAGGGGCTTGGCCTTTTTTGCTCACCTGAAGATGAGACCAGCTGCATACCCTCTAGGTCCGGGTGAGGGGCAGGTGATGGTGGCGGATCAAGGTTTGTGTCCATGAGCAGGAATGAATGAGACCACGCAGTTACCATGCAGTTACCGTGCTCCACAGTTGCAGCAGGAGAGCAGTGCCAGGTTTATGTAGGAGTGAGAGGACCAGGCTTGGCCTGGTGCTCTGGGTTCTGCAGAATTTTATGTCGGCACGGTGCTAGGACATCCCCAGCAAACTCACTGCGGTGTCGCTCGGTGAACCACCCAGCTGGCTGGCATGGAaggcatggaaaaaaaatgactaggTTGCGGGTTACTACTGCCGCAACAGGACGGGAGTAAACATATGGCACAtaaacaaaagagaaacaaacGCTTCCCATTTGCTCGGTCCGTACGAGGCACATGGGTAGGAGCCTTATCTccttatatttgtttaaaagttCTTTGTGTCACAGTGAATTTGAATATCATTGCTTTTCATTCATAGACAAAGTGATAATAttgcttttctgcatttttccagATCTTTGTGATCAGAATTTGATCTTCTCATGTCCGCTGTGCTTTAAAACAATATGGTCACACAGCATTgcttatatttcattttagagCAATCTgttatgtataaataataaatacagtttaTGCACAACGAGCAGGGCAGACTCTTGTGCTGTAATTATGGACATTGGTGTTCCATGTCTATTATTCAGTGAAATTGTGCAATTctttagaaataaaaagagCCTAATATTTTTGAGGTGTTTACAGACTTggtctgctttgtttttgtgctttttttactAGTTAACCAAAGAGGAGACTGTTCGCCTTTTTACACACAGCAATAATGGGATTGTTAAATTGTATGTTAGAATGAAAGCACTGAGCTCTACTTCTCTCTCTCATAAGTATTATAATAACACTACATTTCATACAAAGTAGTTGCATACCATGACATGTTGGATCCAACTCAGTAAAGGCAGATATGCTTCATTAGGCTTTCGTTCCTTGTGTTGGAGAGTCACTAGAATGGCCAGTGGGGATTCTGAGAGCCGTATCCGTGCgaaaacacacacctctgaGGGATTTGCAGTGGTAATTGATGTGAGCCTGTTGGTGTCACAGACCAGGAGGAGGCAGCTGAAGCCTAAATCCAAGCAGTGTGATTTCAATAAGCTGaccttgtttttcttccctGTCCTCTAAATAAGTCAAAATTCTCATGCAATTATAGGATTCCAGAGCTGAACTGCAGCTTTGTGCTTTAaataacaatgtttttaaaGTATCAGACGTAATTTCAGTTTGTTACAAGCTGTCACTGGTGAAGAAATGCCACCACAACCATGTTAGTGTGCAGACCCTCTGTGTGAATACTCTATAAAAAGTCCTCTCTTGCGCAAAACACCTGAAAAAGCTAAGAGTTGTAAGTTGAATTAGCTGGTTATACATcactgtttatatatatacCAGTGTAAAAACAGACTGAGCTTACAGTCCAATTGAATTACTGCTCTTTGTCTCGCTAATCAAGGCAAATCGGTGACGCGGGACCACAGTAGGAAGGGTGTAGCCTGAgtgacatttttactggagccctGTGATGCACGAATCTCTAGATAACTTTTATACGCTAAGTATAGAACACGATGTCTCCATCAAAAGGGAGCAGATACAACTGGCAAGGATGCAGGATTTTACTCGAGGATGTGGTAAAATACTATGTAATTATGAAAATGGTTACATGTGTTATGGGCGAAAGAATTTTCTTTCACCGGAAGGCAATACACTGTATTTACAGGGAGATGAAGTCCTTCAGTTTGTGAGGATGTAGGCAGGATGCCTGTGATTCTGTCGTATGGCAGTAGCCGTTACAGTTGCTTGTCAAATCATTATTTGAAGACgttaaataatttcagataaATGGCAAATGGGAGAAATTGGTTGCTTTAGTGTCGTCTGCTACAGTATTGTCTTGGAAATGTTGCAGAGGTCCTAACCTCAGCAAGTagttgatttttaaatttaaaaaaaaaaaaagtttaaaaagtgaaCTGTCCACAAGTTCTTGTTAAAGACACCAAATATCAAAGGGGAGAGAAAAGATCACGTTTCTAAATATCCAGGGATTTTAGGTTGCAGAAAAGAGAAGGAATGTCCAAAGGATGAAGGGATAACTAAATTTGTCTCCAGCTACAGTGGTTTCTCATAAGCAAAAAACCCacttcacaaacaaaacaaaaaaaagaaaatttaattagtTAAATATTAAACCTAGCACAGGCTAATGgctcaaagttaataataaGTGTGAAAACACCAGCAGGCCATGCAAAGTGCTGGAGTGTTGTGCACCAGTGCTATATGTGTTTGTACCACAGTCCTATAGAATTTTCTCTCCTTTTCGTAAAATTTTTTATGAATACTGCTAGGTCACCTGCGGCATGCTACTTCCAGAACACTGCATGGAAAACTCCAATTGCAGAAATCCAGGACAGGACCGTGTCACCGTGACACTGCCCCCCCCGTACGCCGCCGCCTGCCACCGAGTCCTCGCCCCTTCTTACAGCATAACGTGCAGTTGCCATGGAAGCCTGTGGCCACTCAAGCTGAATACAACAAAGGCCTTAATGTCCCCTGTACAGCTTCAAGTTTCAAGCGAACACACAGACATCCCCTGGAGAGTGAGGCCACACCCACTCTTCCCAAATCGCAGCCCAAATGTGGAAGCCATTCAGACCTGGTCCCACCTGTTGCTCAGCCTCCTTTGCTCTCCTTTTCACAAAGAAATTCTCCTTTTGAAGCAAATAAGCTCCCATTCTCGGCACACAAAGGTCCAGTTATGACAGTGAAATTATAAGTGGGGGTATCATTTCAGAACCTTTTTAATGCAAGTATACATGGTATTATTTGCACAATACAGGGACTCGAGAGAAAGAAGGTGGAACTGAAGGTGACAGGTCATCTGgtcaactccacacacacacccaagttCAGTACCGTTGGTGccgtgtttattttattataagcTCCACTAAAGGTTAATGCCCATGCTGAAAATGACAAGGAAGaccctttttttgtttatccatttcagtttcactgttTTCTCTGGGCTGGCTCACAGTTTACATTGAAAGGATGGTGTTTTGCTGCCAGGAACCTAATTTGTGAAGCAGTTCAGCCAAGTTTTTCCTCTTTACTTCCCTCAAAAGTATGAGGACAATGAGAGGAATTGGGCAGGAAATCCTTGGGAAACCAGAGTGGCGGCTTCAACCTTGTACTGCCCCAGAGACTGGCACACCATCCAGCCCCCcattgcacgcacacacacactctcaacaCACAGGCAaagagcaccccccccccccccccccccaactgaaaAGAATGCTGCCTTTATGTGGCAGGCTGGCTTCCAGAGTCTTGTAAACAGACATTGCTTCGGCTCACTTGCAGTGCCATTCATGGTACAACTCTCTTCTCCTACAGTGTTTTACTGCAATATTTGGAGTTTCCTAAACAAAGAAAGCACAAGATGTAAGAAAGTTATCTTTGCTATGGAAGCTGCGCTTTATTGCTACTCTTACAGCATCTTTAGAGAAGAACCAATTCAGGCTTCGAAGTGTAAACCTTTCAGCCGCCTCTCCATCCTGTCAACTTCCCGCCTGATGATCTCCTTGCCCTAATATTGCGGCAGGAGTGCCATGGGAGCGGTGTTTCCCTGTGTCAACCCAGCTCCTCAGGACAAGGTTAACTGGTGAATAAGTGCTTGTTTTGCCTACCCCAGTGGGCTTGTTTTCTTTCCGTGACCTGAAGGTACCACAAGTTTGTGGAATATGGCCACTGTCAGTATAATCAGAGTAACTAGGGGTGAGCTGGTGTGTGAGTAAGCAAATGCTCTTCTGCTAAGAGTTCTGGACTGATCATACATACTGATCCTGTTTAATTTGATCCACAAACTGGAGCAGAACTGAATAAATCGGCATTAAATCTCCTTTGGTTTAGAACAACTCCGAATATACATCTCGTAATGATTATTGAAGCAATGACtgctatattatatattttaaggGAAAAGCAGCATCTTTATTGATCTTTTCACTCTTGCACGTATTCCTTGAATACCCTAGATTAATTTTAACCCAATTAAGGCCTCGTGTTATGCATTCAGTTTCAGTCTATCATTATGTAAATCGATCCAAGTGCATGTGTGCTaatttttgttccagctgaggTTATTTTACTCCTGTTTATGCAACACAAGTGGAGTAAAAGTGTGGTACTACGGCACTTCCTGTGACACGTCTCCCCACCATTTTGAGGACACcttgctgtgtattttttcaggTGACCTCACCCCAATGCAGATGAGTCCCATCCCACAGTCTCAGTTCATACCCCTCTCAGAGGTACTGTGTTCAGTGATATCTGACATGAACGCAGCTCATGTTACCGTCAATCAGGAAGCACTAATCAACCACATGGCCAAGGCTCACCCAGGTATGCCTGCACTCACCTGAGAGCATTCTCCTTCCTAGTTGCCCTGATTCAGCAGGTAGAAGTTCAGGTTTTCACTTATACTTCAGAACGCATAACCACTTTCAAATTAGTGTACCTTGGCATGCACTAACATAAATAATAGCATCATTTAGAGTTTAATCCTAATGAAATTTAACAAAGGAAAATGGCACAGTTGTAGCTGTACAAAATGAGatgtatttgtaaaattaattttaaaaaattggaaaattctgcatgtttaccttttttttttttaaaccagattATGTGTATTCTTAATTTTGATACACTGAAATCACAGATATTCTTGACATTTGAAATTAATACTTAACGGAGGCTTCATGTGTTTGCCGGCATTACAATCAGCTGTTTCCTAACCACATTTCTAAAATTCCTGTTATCCAGGAATAACCATTCCCACCCAGGACATTCTGTACACCACACTGGGCTCCCTaataaaggaaaggaaaatttACCACACTGGTGAGGGATACTTTGTTGTTACCCCTCAAACGTACTTCATCACCAACAGTGTGGCCAAGGACAAGTATCGATGGCCAACGGCTGAGGACGATCCCCTGTCACCCCCTCCCATTACCTATCTAGTGAGCAACGAGAGCTGCATGGACACCACCACTGAAGCACTGGCCATTGCCCACTGCAGGTCCTGCAGCTGCTTTGCTCCTCGCCCAACCCCATCTGTTCAGGGCCATCAGTCCATCAGTGAATGCACTGGCCGGAGCTTGAAGTGGCCCTGTGACACCAAGCCCTCTGTCCAGCACCAGTCTACCTCTACAGCTGTTGACTACCAGCCAAGTGAGATAAGCAAGTCTACCACCAGTCGCAAGGAAAAGGACAAGCCTGGTCGCAAATTCACCCTCAGTCTTTTCCGTCGGAATGGAGGGAAGAAGGAGAAGCCCAAGAAAGAATATGCAACCTTCTCTGGACAGTTTCCTCCTGAGGAATGGCCTGTACGAGATGAGGACAACCTTAACAACCTACCCAGAGATCTGGAGCATGCTATCATCAAGCGCATTAACCCTGAGCTAACAGTGGACAACCTGGTACGGCACACTGTGATGATGAAGAAACTGGAGGAGCGAGGAGCAGACAGGGGTGTGGACAAAGGAATGTCTACAGAGATCGTAGAGTACAAGCAGCGGCATCATTCCAAAGTCAGTAAGAGGTCAGCCTCCAAACCCACTCGCAGCAAGAGAAGAGGACATCCTTCTAGAGACAACCCAAGAATTAAGAGCGGTGCTATACAATGTTCTGTTGACCCTGAGGCAGACAACCTTACACACTCCTGTCTTAGGCATGATGCAGTTGTTGATGACCGTTATTCTGAAGCCTGTGCTACTAAAGGTTCCAAAGATATATACAAGAAAAGGATTGATAATCCATTCCATGGGCGGATAGCAAGAGACGGTGTGCTGAGGTCAAGCCACAGAGGTCATAAAAAGAAAGAGGGCACGGGGCAAGTTTCAGACCAGCGACAATATGTGGGCCATAGGTCAAAGTCCTGGGATCCCTGTCGGGAAAAAGCAGTTGTCAAGGAGACAGGGAGATCGTTGACTGTTGGACAGGGATCATGTGAAGGCCTCGATGAGAGAGAACTCAACTTCAACTCGAGCCTGAATGGTAAAAACCTGAAAGGCTGCTTGGGGGACAGTCGTGGATATCCTGATAGTAGCACGCTAAGAATAGAAGACAAAGTCAAACACCTGAAAGAAGAGAAAGCTAGGAGTAAGACCTTCTGTAAGGAGAGAACAGAAGATGGAAATGAGATGACCCAGGTGGATGTACCAGACAACAGGATTATAGTAGGCCAGACAAGTGAGGTGGAATCATCTGTGTCTCGCATTAGCAACAACTATGATGGCCCCACGGTCTCTCTGTCTTTGCCCAGAGTCGATGTACAGCGTAGACTCTCCGTCCAACAACTGGACTCTTCAGTGGAGGACTCTCATAGGCCAGACAATCTGTCCACACGCACaactgagagcagcttccagcTACCGGAGCACGGCTTATGGGAGAGTGACGGTTTCGCCGATGACCACACGTTCTACCAAAGGCCAGTGGAAGATGATGCCTGCAGCTCTCTCTGCCTCCATGAGGACTCCATGACCGACTGCAGTGTTGTCTTTCAGCCTGGTGTTGCCAAATGCCAAACATCTCGCTCTGTCACGGGCGATTGGGATAACGTTTCAGCAGATGGGAACTCGGGTGGTGGACAGCAGGAGTCTGTGCTGGTGATGAAACAGGAAAGTTCCACGTGGCACCAATCCAGTGTTGTTGATGTTAGTCTGTTGACGCAGTCACAGGGTGAAAGTGGTGTCGCGCAGGTGCCACACCTGCTGAGCAGCGAACCACTTGCTTCTAACCCGAGTCAGGCGGGCCGAGCGGATTCAGCAAGAGAGGGGCTGCACGTGGCTTCTGGGACAGACAGCTGTACGCTCACCAGCTGGGTTCGCAGCCAGGGTGTGGAAGAGAGCCTCCGAGGGCTGCCTGAAGAGCTGAGTGGAGGGCACAAGCCTAGCCAGGAGGTCCCTGGGGCAGCTGGCACTAGAGAAACAGTGGAGAaccacagcagcacaggggACAGTGGGATTGACTCCCCCAGGTAAGCAGGACGCAGTGCGTTCCCCAGCTTCTTAAGCCAAAATGCACTGAGAATGAATTCTTACAGTCAAAATGTCATCTCATCACTTTCATACAGAACCTTCAGTGTACAGTAAAACCCTGATTTACTGCGAATTCGGATATAACGTGATGGGCATTGGACCCTTTTTGGCTCTTTCCGGAATGTGAGAAACTACAGTGAAAAGTTCAAAAGTTGGAAAAGTTTACAAACTTAGCAAACTGTCTTACAGCACAAATGGCTTAGAAATGCTGGAATACCTGTAACAACCGCCATTAATTTGCAGAattctttaatgcaaaaataatataCTAGCTAGAAAGTAAAGGTGCAAAAAAACATGGGTCAAATAGGGGTGATTTAGGATGTTTGGTCAACATTTGGTCAGCTTGAACGTTGATTTTCTTGAACCCCAATTCAGCGCGACACCGCTTTTTCCGCGATAACATTTTATGGACCCTAATCGCATTATaacagtgttttactgtattagtttaTAAATGAGCTAAAGGTTTAAACGTGTTCTTGAGATGGCAAAACAAGTACATAAACCAGCGGTCATAACTTCCACTGGTTATTGTCATTTCTCCCTGTAGGACTCAGGCCAGTCTGATGTCCAGTGGCTCAGAGGTTTTAGTGGGCCTCAGACGACGGCATTTCCTTCAGAACCTTAAGCAGCTCCACCCCCAGGGCGGCGTGTTGCACCCTCAGGGTTCGCTCCTACGGCTCACACCAGTTATGAACGTATGACCGTAGCCGGACTTGTCGGAACATTCACTTTGTTTTAGGAATACGTGTAAAGTACCCACtggctttgcaccctgtgtttccaggatagactccagaccaccatgacgaCTTGAACGAGCAGTCAATGATCATTAGTGAGTACATGTGAACTCTGTGACTGCAAAGTCCCTGCAACATTGTCTGAAAGcatgtatatatttactgtgtacACCACTTACATATGTAATTATGGTATTTTGTTTGTTGCCATCACTTTTGTACATTAGAAAAGCAAACCTTTTATGATACTCAATTCTTTGACTATATTCTATTGACTGACTTGTAGTGATTTTCcatgaataaaacaatgtttactCTTACATTTTCTGCCTAAAAAAAGGTAATTGAACCAGCAAAATtcagacattttatttattcatccagaTGAGAAAATTAGCTTAAAGTCTGCTTTGTAGACAGAACACCGGGGTATTGCACACCGCTACAGACATACTGTTCCATGGTGATTCCTATAAACTCATTTTACTCTAT contains these protein-coding regions:
- the stox1 gene encoding storkhead-box protein 1; this translates as MSRALRTVQLSAASLALVLARSDGDLAARGAETTSGQDVFEDFKSQNLRSFWNKRLVKAVAAVFFQGWMENLVLLVRGDGGHLEVLREAWMRRALRAPRGFVIRAVGDLTPMQMSPIPQSQFIPLSEVLCSVISDMNAAHVTVNQEALINHMAKAHPGITIPTQDILYTTLGSLIKERKIYHTGEGYFVVTPQTYFITNSVAKDKYRWPTAEDDPLSPPPITYLVSNESCMDTTTEALAIAHCRSCSCFAPRPTPSVQGHQSISECTGRSLKWPCDTKPSVQHQSTSTAVDYQPSEISKSTTSRKEKDKPGRKFTLSLFRRNGGKKEKPKKEYATFSGQFPPEEWPVRDEDNLNNLPRDLEHAIIKRINPELTVDNLVRHTVMMKKLEERGADRGVDKGMSTEIVEYKQRHHSKVSKRSASKPTRSKRRGHPSRDNPRIKSGAIQCSVDPEADNLTHSCLRHDAVVDDRYSEACATKGSKDIYKKRIDNPFHGRIARDGVLRSSHRGHKKKEGTGQVSDQRQYVGHRSKSWDPCREKAVVKETGRSLTVGQGSCEGLDERELNFNSSLNGKNLKGCLGDSRGYPDSSTLRIEDKVKHLKEEKARSKTFCKERTEDGNEMTQVDVPDNRIIVGQTSEVESSVSRISNNYDGPTVSLSLPRVDVQRRLSVQQLDSSVEDSHRPDNLSTRTTESSFQLPEHGLWESDGFADDHTFYQRPVEDDACSSLCLHEDSMTDCSVVFQPGVAKCQTSRSVTGDWDNVSADGNSGGGQQESVLVMKQESSTWHQSSVVDVSLLTQSQGESGVAQVPHLLSSEPLASNPSQAGRADSAREGLHVASGTDSCTLTSWVRSQGVEESLRGLPEELSGGHKPSQEVPGAAGTRETVENHSSTGDSGIDSPRTQASLMSSGSEVLVGLRRRHFLQNLKQLHPQGGVLHPQGSLLRLTPVMNDRLQTTMTT